In Pseudomonas grandcourensis, the DNA window TGGGTTTGCGCTTCAGCCCTCTGAATGACCGAAGCGAAATAGGAGATAATAATGACAAGTCCTAATACCTCTATTGAGGATGTTCCTCTCAATAACTTTCACCGTTTACTGACAGCCCGTTCCGGGGGCGGGTCGTTTGTAGACGGTTATGTACTGAGCATTATCGGTATAGCGATGATGCAAATAACTTCCGCTCTGAATTTGTCGGAGTTCTGGCAAGGAATGATTGCCGCATCGGCACTCATGGGGGTGTTTTTTGGTGGTTTCATCGGTGGCTGGTTGACCGACAGGCTGGGTCGCAAAAAGGTTTATTTCGTTGGGCCTACGCTCTTCATCGTTTGTTCGTTGGCACAGTTTTGGGTCGAGTCCGCGCCGGTGTTGTTCGCCCTCAGATTTATCATCGGTCTGGCGGTGGGTATTGAATACCCGGTGGCCACGTCGTTGTTGGTCGAGTTCCTGCCGAAGAAACAACGCGGCCCAAGGCTCGCGGCGCTGACCATCCTGTGGTTTGCCGGTGCGGCGTTTGCCTACGTTGTCGGCACTTCAATCCTTAATGTAGGTGGGGATGACGCCTGGCGTTATGCCCTGGCGAGTACCACCGTCATCGGGCTGATGCTGCTAATACTGCGTGTCGGCACCCCTGAGTCCGCGCGCTGGCTCTTGAGCAAGGGGCGCGAGGCTGATGCCGAGCGCGTGATCAAGCATGTGTACGGTCAGCACTATTCGCTTCGAGATCTTCCTGAAGAGCCCGACCAGAGGAAAATGTCATTCCGGGATTTGCTTCACTCCGGCTATGGGAAACGCTTGTTCTTTGTTTCCGTCTTTTGGTCCTGCTCGATCATTCCGGTTTTTGCAGTCTATGCGTTCGCCCCCAAGGTTCTCCTGGCGTTGAATCTGAAAGGGGAGTGGGCTTCATACGGTTCCATGATCATCACCATGCTGTTTGTTGTGGGTTGTGTATTCGCGACAAGGCTGATCAACACGATTGGCCGGCGCTGCATGCTGATTCACAGCTTTCTATGGTCGGGCCTGGCCTTGTTGGGCTTGGCGACTTTTTCCCACAGCAATGAAGTGCTGGTGCTCTTCCTGTTCGGCGCCTACGCGGTGTTTATCGGTGGAGCACAAGTTCTGCAGCTTGTTTATCCCAACGAGTTGTTCCCTACAGAAATTCGCGCATTTGCCGTCGGCATCGGAACTTCCCTTTCCCGTGTGGGAGCAGCGGTCGGCACTTACCTGGTACCTGTTTCGCTACAGACGCTGGGTATCGGCAACACGATGTATGTGGCCGCCGTGGTCACCTTTGTCGGCCTGATGGCTGCTTGGGCCATGGCACCTGAAACACGTTCGTTGAACTTGCGCGAGGCAGCGGCGCTGAGCAGTTGAGAAGTTGCAACTGAGCCGTAGGCAATGAGTTGTCCCTGATAAATGGCGGTGGACGCCAGGTTGAATAACATTCCCTTAGTGATGGAGAGGCAATCATGAAATTCGAAGGCATTTATACCCCGGCAATCACTCCTTTGACCGCGAGCGGTGAAATCGACAAGGCCGCTTTCGCCGACGTGCTGGAGTACCTGATCGAGTCGAAAGTGCACGGCATTATCATTGGTGGTTCGACCGGCGAGTATTACGCCCATACCTCTCAAGAGCGTATCGAACTGGCGACCCAGGCTAAAGATGTCATCGGCGGACGCCTGCCGCTGGTGGTTGGTACCGGTGCAATCCGCACTGAAGACTCCGTCGAATACGCCAAGGCTGCTCGCGAGATCAAGGCCGATGCGATTCTGGTGGGCTCTCCGCCGTATGCATTGCCTACCGAGAAAGAAAACGCCATCCATGCGCTGACCGTGGATCGCGCTGCCGACTTGCCGAT includes these proteins:
- a CDS encoding MFS transporter, which produces MTSPNTSIEDVPLNNFHRLLTARSGGGSFVDGYVLSIIGIAMMQITSALNLSEFWQGMIAASALMGVFFGGFIGGWLTDRLGRKKVYFVGPTLFIVCSLAQFWVESAPVLFALRFIIGLAVGIEYPVATSLLVEFLPKKQRGPRLAALTILWFAGAAFAYVVGTSILNVGGDDAWRYALASTTVIGLMLLILRVGTPESARWLLSKGREADAERVIKHVYGQHYSLRDLPEEPDQRKMSFRDLLHSGYGKRLFFVSVFWSCSIIPVFAVYAFAPKVLLALNLKGEWASYGSMIITMLFVVGCVFATRLINTIGRRCMLIHSFLWSGLALLGLATFSHSNEVLVLFLFGAYAVFIGGAQVLQLVYPNELFPTEIRAFAVGIGTSLSRVGAAVGTYLVPVSLQTLGIGNTMYVAAVVTFVGLMAAWAMAPETRSLNLREAAALSS